The following coding sequences lie in one Heliangelus exortis chromosome 6, bHelExo1.hap1, whole genome shotgun sequence genomic window:
- the NDUFB3 gene encoding NADH dehydrogenase [ubiquinone] 1 beta subcomplex subunit 3 has product MGHGDEHGHGHGKMTLPDYRIWKVEGTPLEDVQKRLAKRGLRDPWARNEAWRFMGGFAKPVTLTEIVGRGFKWGFAAFVVALGIEYALFPPKEGGHH; this is encoded by the exons atggggcacgGAGATGAGCACGGGCATGGGCACGGGAAAATGACACTGCCCGACTACAGGATCTGGAAGGTGGAGGGCACCCCCCTGGAGGACGTCCAGAAGAGGCTGGCAAAACGGGGCCTGAGGGATCCCTGGGCCCG taatgAAGCCTGGAGATTTATGGGTGGCTTTGCAAAACCCGTCACCTTAACAGAAATTGTGGGGCGAGGATTCAAGTGGGGATTTGCAGCTTTTGTGGTAGCTCTTGGCATTGAATATGCTCTGTTCCCTCCAAAGGAAGGAGGCCACCACTGA